A window from Dehalobacter sp. DCA encodes these proteins:
- a CDS encoding ISNCY family transposase produces MEATANGVMSILHKNRGRKPANALDPKLALNIIEIYEKELINYNFCHATDVLAEDKGIFVSVSTVSRHLKASGIRSPKAKRRPKKHRSRNARKREGELVQMDASSYDWLGNDSYLHLHGAVDDATGRILALHFEKEETFEGYCELMFQMNQDGHLPREIYTDGRTVFAYDSKTKKKLTLDEELTGKVERQPHFARALRETKILLIIAKSAQAKGGIERLWETLQDRLPKDMKRKGINSIEQANEFLRQYIPYYNRKFSVQAASMEKAYLPKQDLAAFQLTFAIHETRKLDSGLSFSYRGQKYRLPISKDNKEIPASPHDTITVATSKHIGMQVLFKGLVIKPEPLNTQPKESIIHISQPDNSTNCLPSETLIKPKNKTNSPWFGYTEIFYSKKLRDDISAAQLSPYQGDIIADY; encoded by the coding sequence GTGGAGGCCACCGCCAATGGGGTCATGAGCATTCTGCATAAAAACAGAGGACGTAAGCCTGCTAATGCCTTAGATCCAAAGTTAGCCTTGAACATCATTGAGATTTACGAAAAGGAATTGATCAACTATAACTTTTGCCATGCTACCGATGTTCTCGCTGAAGACAAGGGGATATTTGTCTCTGTCAGCACTGTTTCAAGACATCTAAAAGCCAGTGGTATTCGATCCCCAAAGGCCAAACGAAGACCGAAGAAACATCGGTCAAGAAATGCCCGTAAACGTGAAGGAGAACTCGTTCAGATGGATGCTTCCAGTTATGATTGGCTGGGCAATGACTCCTACCTGCACCTTCATGGTGCTGTAGATGATGCCACAGGTCGTATTCTAGCTCTTCATTTCGAAAAGGAAGAAACCTTTGAAGGGTATTGTGAGTTGATGTTTCAGATGAATCAAGACGGCCATTTGCCAAGGGAAATTTACACCGATGGTAGAACAGTCTTTGCTTATGACAGTAAAACAAAAAAGAAACTGACACTAGATGAAGAACTAACTGGTAAAGTCGAGCGTCAACCCCACTTCGCAAGAGCTCTCAGAGAAACCAAAATTCTACTTATCATTGCCAAGTCTGCACAAGCTAAAGGGGGGATTGAAAGGCTCTGGGAAACTTTGCAGGATCGTTTGCCTAAAGATATGAAGCGTAAAGGCATTAATTCAATTGAACAGGCTAATGAATTCCTGAGGCAATATATTCCCTATTACAACCGCAAATTCTCCGTCCAGGCTGCCAGCATGGAAAAGGCCTATTTGCCCAAACAGGATTTGGCTGCATTTCAGTTAACCTTTGCTATACATGAAACAAGAAAGCTTGATTCAGGCCTTTCCTTTTCTTATAGAGGTCAGAAATACCGGTTGCCAATTTCTAAGGATAATAAAGAAATCCCTGCATCCCCTCATGACACGATTACTGTAGCAACCAGTAAACATATCGGAATGCAGGTTCTTTTCAAGGGCCTTGTGATTAAACCAGAACCGCTTAATACTCAGCCTAAGGAAAGTATAATACATATCTCTCAGCCAGACAACTCTACTAATTGCCTACCTTCTGAGACTTTAATTAAACCTAAAAACAAAACTAATTCCCCTTGGTTTGGCTATACCGAAATTTTCTATTCCAAGAAACTTAGGGATGACATTTCTGCTGCACAGTTATCACCCTATCAGGGTGACATTATCGCAGACTATTGA
- a CDS encoding DUF6179 domain-containing protein, with amino-acid sequence MVNIRRKNAELNTHLDETTVLQSFLEQAYQYGLLTDVEVQNIQIQIIALLTKQLKRFTHGDSCSVKSETAQSIMLSILYTIGIYLKSLSDPDLCLNCLRQNQINNLFQEGINIIDLRISEAKTLLSAIVHDRLTFDNQAYSDTLENGIPAFFTAYDPEFAAHETPGSIDYPLSNDQMDLTGIVYIHHYLQQLYREDTFCLNFPGDDIHCLLRGYHNHSEDLLLNVFDLVFAQSLGSVLAGKPARQLNISHQDREYLQQRLANLPDQELDLELQHALTQVSDDLRLDDCSLVQLLEESIIPFAIRLKNALSNETLEAVFITLKSQSERSSFVFEDGPRLADDVFRDITEEIRQCRYIEDKLTIIRREIRSVADLADILEASCLFEDEYDSVYHSLTSLELALLIKSFPAPDPSLFIRSGHAATEEIKEWQVRLISFLDRLVPSELSTLLHLAEGITII; translated from the coding sequence ATGGTGAATATCCGGAGAAAGAACGCAGAATTGAATACGCATCTTGATGAAACTACTGTATTACAGTCATTCTTGGAACAGGCTTATCAGTATGGATTATTGACAGATGTTGAAGTGCAGAATATTCAAATACAAATCATTGCGCTCCTGACGAAACAACTGAAAAGGTTTACACATGGCGACAGCTGCTCCGTAAAGTCGGAAACAGCGCAAAGTATCATGCTGTCCATCCTGTATACGATCGGTATCTATCTGAAAAGCCTGTCTGATCCCGATCTCTGTCTGAATTGTCTCAGGCAAAACCAAATAAACAATCTGTTTCAGGAAGGCATAAATATTATTGATCTTCGAATCAGCGAAGCTAAGACACTTCTGTCTGCAATTGTTCATGATCGTTTGACCTTTGATAATCAGGCCTACAGCGATACGCTCGAGAATGGCATTCCGGCATTTTTTACAGCTTATGATCCGGAATTCGCTGCGCACGAAACTCCCGGTTCAATCGATTACCCGCTAAGCAATGATCAGATGGATTTAACAGGGATTGTCTATATTCATCATTACTTGCAGCAATTATACCGCGAGGATACTTTCTGTCTGAATTTCCCCGGTGATGACATCCATTGTTTGCTGCGCGGGTATCACAATCATTCCGAGGACTTGCTGCTGAATGTTTTTGACCTGGTATTTGCTCAATCGCTTGGTTCGGTACTGGCTGGTAAACCTGCGCGTCAATTAAATATCAGTCATCAGGACCGGGAATACCTTCAGCAGAGATTAGCAAATCTTCCAGACCAAGAACTTGATCTTGAGCTGCAGCATGCTTTGACGCAAGTCAGCGACGACCTCAGGCTCGATGACTGTAGCTTGGTTCAGCTACTGGAAGAAAGTATAATTCCATTTGCTATAAGACTCAAAAATGCTTTGAGCAATGAGACGTTAGAAGCAGTCTTTATTACTTTAAAGTCACAATCGGAGCGTTCTTCCTTCGTTTTTGAAGACGGGCCTAGATTAGCAGATGACGTATTCCGGGACATTACCGAAGAAATCCGACAATGCCGTTATATTGAAGACAAGCTTACAATCATCCGGAGAGAAATCCGCAGTGTCGCCGACCTGGCAGACATTCTCGAAGCATCCTGTCTTTTTGAAGATGAATATGACAGTGTTTATCATTCTTTAACCTCACTGGAACTTGCACTGCTGATCAAATCATTCCCGGCTCCCGATCCGTCATTATTTATCCGTTCCGGACACGCAGCCACTGAAGAAATAAAAGAATGGCAGGTTCGGCTGATTTCTTTTTTAGACCGTCTTGTGCCGTCTGAACTGTCTACCCTGCTTCATCTTGCTGAAGGTATAACAATTATTTAA
- a CDS encoding ISNCY family transposase produces MKLEMSKQEARKVTIIEELLAGHLLNKQAAGLLNLSVRQVQRLKVEATANGVMSILHKNRGRKPANALDPKLALNIIEIYEKELINYNFCHATDVLAEDKGIFVSVSTVSRHLKASGIRSPKAKRRPKKHRSRNARKREGELVQMDASSYDWLGNDSYLHLHGAVDDATGRILALHFEKEETFEGYCELMFQMNQDGHLPREIYTDGRTVFAYDSKTKKKLTLDEELTGKVERQPHFARALRETKILLIIAKSAQAKGGIERLWETLQDRLPKDMKRKGINSIEQANEFLRQYIPYYNRKFSVQAASMEKAYLPKQDLAAFQLTFAIHETRKLDSGLSFSYRGQKYRLPISKDNKEIPASPHDTITVATSKHIGMQVLFKGLVIKPEPLNTQPKESIIHISQPDNSTNCLPSETLIKPKNKTNSPWFGYTEIFYSKKLRDDISAAQLSPYQGDIIADY; encoded by the coding sequence ATGAAATTAGAAATGAGCAAGCAAGAAGCAAGAAAAGTAACCATTATCGAAGAATTATTGGCAGGCCATTTATTAAACAAACAAGCAGCAGGGCTTCTAAATCTCAGCGTCAGACAAGTACAGCGGTTGAAAGTGGAGGCCACCGCCAATGGGGTCATGAGCATTCTGCATAAAAACAGAGGACGTAAGCCTGCTAATGCCTTAGATCCAAAGTTAGCCTTGAACATCATTGAGATTTACGAAAAGGAATTGATCAACTATAACTTTTGCCATGCTACCGATGTTCTCGCTGAAGACAAGGGGATATTTGTCTCTGTCAGCACTGTTTCAAGACATCTAAAAGCCAGTGGTATTCGATCCCCAAAGGCCAAACGAAGACCGAAGAAACATCGGTCAAGAAATGCCCGTAAACGTGAAGGAGAACTCGTTCAGATGGATGCTTCCAGTTATGATTGGCTGGGCAATGACTCCTACCTGCACCTTCATGGTGCTGTAGATGATGCCACAGGTCGTATTCTAGCTCTTCATTTCGAAAAGGAAGAAACCTTTGAAGGGTATTGTGAGTTGATGTTTCAGATGAATCAAGACGGCCATTTGCCAAGGGAAATTTACACCGATGGTAGAACAGTCTTTGCTTATGACAGTAAAACAAAAAAGAAACTGACACTAGATGAAGAACTAACTGGTAAAGTCGAGCGTCAACCCCACTTCGCAAGAGCTCTCAGAGAAACCAAAATTCTACTTATCATTGCCAAGTCTGCACAAGCTAAAGGGGGGATTGAAAGGCTCTGGGAAACTTTGCAGGATCGTTTGCCTAAAGATATGAAGCGTAAAGGCATTAATTCAATTGAACAGGCTAATGAATTCCTGAGGCAATATATTCCCTATTACAACCGCAAATTCTCCGTCCAGGCTGCCAGCATGGAAAAGGCCTATTTGCCCAAACAGGATTTGGCTGCATTTCAGTTAACCTTTGCTATACATGAAACAAGAAAGCTTGATTCAGGCCTTTCCTTTTCTTATAGAGGTCAGAAATACCGGTTGCCAATTTCTAAGGATAATAAAGAAATCCCTGCATCCCCTCATGACACGATTACTGTAGCAACCAGTAAACATATCGGAATGCAGGTTCTTTTCAAGGGCCTTGTGATTAAACCAGAACCGCTTAATACTCAGCCTAAGGAAAGTATAATACATATCTCTCAGCCAGACAACTCTACTAATTGCCTACCTTCTGAGACTTTAATTAAACCTAAAAACAAAACTAATTCCCCTTGGTTTGGCTATACCGAAATTTTCTATTCCAAGAAACTTAGGGATGACATTTCTGCTGCACAGTTATCACCCTATCAGGGTGACATTATCGCAGACTATTGA
- a CDS encoding DoxX family membrane protein, whose product MSWRESRFMQVVWTVIRVYIGWEWLSAGISKTFGASAAAWVGPNAGAAVTGFLQGALAKTGGQHPDVSWWYASFIQNIALPNAKVFGYVIAWGELLVGLGLILGCFTTIALLAAVFLNMSYLLAGAVSTNPMLLFWEALLLWAGAAAYYWGVDRILIPQWKKRRLKQGIA is encoded by the coding sequence ATGAGCTGGAGAGAATCACGATTTATGCAGGTTGTGTGGACTGTTATTCGCGTATATATTGGTTGGGAGTGGCTGAGTGCCGGTATCAGCAAAACTTTTGGAGCAAGTGCTGCAGCCTGGGTAGGCCCGAACGCAGGAGCGGCAGTTACAGGTTTTTTACAAGGAGCCCTCGCCAAAACTGGCGGCCAGCATCCTGATGTATCCTGGTGGTATGCATCATTTATTCAAAATATTGCTCTTCCAAATGCCAAAGTGTTTGGTTATGTGATTGCCTGGGGAGAACTTCTGGTTGGCTTGGGATTAATCCTCGGTTGCTTCACGACCATCGCTTTACTTGCGGCAGTCTTTCTAAACATGAGTTACCTACTGGCTGGTGCAGTCAGCACCAATCCGATGTTATTATTCTGGGAAGCTTTACTGCTTTGGGCCGGCGCAGCTGCCTACTACTGGGGAGTGGACAGAATACTTATACCCCAGTGGAAAAAACGACGACTCAAGCAAGGTATAGCGTAA
- a CDS encoding DUF6323 family protein — MEPFMLLPPAMINKMAVHEILECNEQTARFGLQLSASEALELVETRAHSLRSFGRVEFAGGMINKLILRFCDSPFLSCHNYASALNDLIETFYYFKNETLDEISDDELIGLMKVYFDGNCQGSLELLQNRELETLARNIRYGLTDYWNVYLDKDDQEDEEADAW; from the coding sequence ATGGAACCATTTATGCTGCTCCCTCCTGCCATGATCAACAAGATGGCCGTGCATGAGATCCTGGAATGCAACGAACAGACGGCCCGCTTTGGTTTACAGCTTTCAGCATCAGAAGCCTTGGAGCTTGTAGAAACACGGGCTCATTCTCTTCGCAGCTTCGGACGGGTTGAATTTGCAGGCGGCATGATTAATAAGCTCATTCTCCGCTTTTGTGATTCCCCTTTTCTCTCCTGTCACAATTATGCCTCTGCCTTAAATGACCTGATTGAGACATTTTATTATTTTAAGAATGAGACGCTTGATGAAATAAGCGACGACGAGTTAATCGGACTGATGAAGGTTTATTTTGACGGGAACTGTCAGGGCTCGCTTGAGCTGCTGCAAAACCGCGAACTGGAAACGCTTGCCCGTAATATCCGCTATGGCCTGACGGATTATTGGAACGTATATCTAGACAAAGATGATCAGGAAGATGAGGAGGCAGATGCATGGTGA
- a CDS encoding PHP domain-containing protein encodes MKTDLHIHTNQSDGSLKVEEIMQISSLKGMDIVAITDHETTSGVTKAQNIAPDYGIRIIPGLELNTYYKNREIHLLGYYRDINNDYLQEKLQQIRKERTAVTKLMLGKLKDLGLMLEWQEIENTASFEGVVSKSHIIYSIWNKTERDQNLTINWDNLASCLRPGGTAYIPYEGNPFPDAVDLILETGGLPVLAHPGLIDQSLTEDLLSYKPIGIEVYYGYWVQREEKITYFEELSRKYRTLATGGSDYHGFFSQVEIGEVSVPEKCVLNLMEYLQID; translated from the coding sequence TTGAAAACTGACCTTCATATTCACACCAATCAGTCTGACGGAAGTCTCAAGGTTGAAGAGATTATGCAAATTTCTTCTTTAAAAGGGATGGATATTGTCGCCATTACCGATCATGAGACAACATCCGGTGTCACCAAGGCGCAAAACATTGCGCCGGATTACGGAATCCGGATTATACCCGGACTTGAGTTGAATACCTATTACAAGAATCGGGAGATTCACCTGTTGGGCTATTACCGAGACATTAATAATGACTATCTTCAGGAAAAGCTTCAGCAAATCCGTAAAGAGAGAACTGCTGTTACAAAATTGATGCTCGGAAAGTTAAAAGATTTGGGACTGATGCTCGAATGGCAGGAGATTGAAAATACAGCAAGTTTCGAAGGCGTCGTCAGCAAGTCTCATATTATTTACTCGATCTGGAATAAAACTGAACGTGATCAAAATCTCACTATTAATTGGGATAATCTTGCGTCCTGTCTCAGGCCCGGCGGAACAGCCTATATACCCTATGAAGGCAACCCCTTTCCTGATGCGGTTGATCTGATTCTCGAAACAGGCGGGCTTCCTGTCCTGGCTCATCCGGGACTAATCGACCAGTCCCTGACTGAGGATCTTTTGAGTTACAAGCCGATTGGAATTGAAGTCTATTACGGTTACTGGGTTCAACGTGAAGAGAAGATTACCTATTTTGAAGAACTGTCACGAAAATACAGGACTCTCGCAACAGGTGGCAGCGACTATCATGGCTTTTTCAGTCAGGTCGAAATTGGAGAGGTCTCGGTTCCGGAAAAATGCGTGCTTAATCTTATGGAATATCTGCAGATCGACTGA